The DNA sequence TCTGGTGGGTTCGATGATTTCATAAGCATGACACTTTGAATAAGGGAGCAGGAAGAAATCATCAGGCTGATAATTCTGAATCTTATATTCCATACTCTGGATTCCTTTCCCGGAAAGGATAAATACCAGTTCAAAAAAACTGTTTTTCCGGAAACGGTCTTTCCATTCCGATAGTTCCACTATTTCTATTTCAATAAGCTCATGTATATGATCCATTACTACATCGACAGGTTAATGCAAAAGTAAATCTTTTATTTGTACTCAATATTCAATTTTTTGTACTCTTTTTAATGATACAGGCCTGCATAGCTTTGTAAAAAAAAGATGGATTATAAAAGTATAGCAAAAAAAACACTTGGACATTTGTATCAAGCTCACTCGAGCATCAGAAACTCCGGAATAGACAATTCGCTTATTGCATTGGTTGAATTAAGGATATCTCAATTGAATGGGTGTGCTTATTGTTGCAGTTTTCACTCACAGGAGTTAAGGGATATGGGCATAGAGCAGTCTTTAATTGATAAAATTCCAGGATACAAACATTCTGAATCATTTAATAACAGACAGCTTTTAGTCCTGAAATGGGCGGATGCAGTGACCTGTTTGACAGATAACAGAGATGAGCTATTCATAAAGTTACAGTCAGAGTTTTCAGAAAGAGAGATTGTAGAGCTTACTGCCAGTATTTCTCTAATGAATGCCTTGAACAGATTGAGAATAAGCTTAGGTGAAAAATTCTGAAGAATAATTGTAGAAGACGAAATTATGAATAATGCATATCCTTGGATATTTATTGGATTTGGAAAGACCTTTCAGGGAAAGTTTAATAATTAACCTGAAGCAAAACGGAAAATTTTCAATCATAATTGCAAAATTGATTAATTAAATGTTTAATTTATTCATATATTATAGTTTTTAATAGTAAAATTTTAATATAAACGAAGTTTAACAGCTCCTTTTATTGTAAAAATCGTAACTTTGTCATTCAAATTTTTATGATGGAGTTAGATTATATCGAACACGTAAGTCCTATACTTAAGGACGGGGTAAAAAACTACTTAATAGATATTGACGGGACAATTACAGATGATGTTCCTAACGAAGAACCTGAAAGAATGGTGACCTGTGAACCTTATCCGGATGCTTTGGCAACAGTAAACAAGTGGTACGATGAAGGACATCAGATTTGTTTTTTTACTTCACGAACTGAAAATTTAAAACAAATTACCATTGACTGGCTGGACAAACATGGATTTAAATACCACAGTGTTTTATGCGGAAAACCAAGAGGAGGAAATTATCACTGGATTGATAATCACCTGGTAAGAGCCACAAGATACAAAGGGAAATTTACTGATCTGGTCGAAAAACAAGTAACTATCGAAGTTTTCAAGGAAGATTAAAATATAATTCAGAGATTTAAAAATTAAATAATAAGGTACCACACTAAATTTTTTAATTTTTAAATCTTTTTAATTTAAATATATACTGTATTTATGAAAGTTTTAGCAAATGACGGTCTGGATCAATCTGGAATTGATGCACTGACTGAAAAGGGGTTTGAAGTAATCACGGCAAAAGTACCACAGGAATTTTTGGTGGATTATATTAATGAACATAAGATCCGTACTTTACTGGTTCGTAGCGCGACACATGTAAGAAAAGATATTATCGACAATTGTCCATCGATTGAAATTATTGGGAGAGGGGGAGTTGGTATGGATAACATTGATGTAGATTATGCAAGAGAAAAAGGAATTCACGTGATCAATACGCCTTCCGCTTCTTCGGAATCAGTGGCTGAATTGGTATTTGCCCATTTGTTTTCAGGAGCTAGGTTTTTACAGGATTCCAACAGAAAGATGCCTTTAGTAGGGGATACTGAGTTTGCAGGACTTAAGAAAGCATATGCCAAAGGAATTGAATTGAGAGGAAAAACCATCGGAATTGTAGGCATGGGAAGAATTGGACAGGAGGTAGCTAGAATTGCATTGGGGTTAGGAATGAGGGTAGTTGCTGCTGATAATAATGTAGGAAAAGCTAGTATTAAAGTTAAGTTTTACAATAATCAGTTCATCAATGTAGATATAGAAACTGAACCTTTACAGGAGGTTTTAAAGCATTCAGATTTTATTACACTCCATGTACCTGCACAGAAAGATGGGTATATGATTGGAAAGAATGAGTTTGAAATCATGAAAGATGGAGTTGCTATTGTTAACTGTTCCAGAGGAGGAGTAATTGATGAGGTTGCTTTAATTGAAGCACTTGATGCAGGAAAAGTGAGGTTTGCAGGGTTAGATGTTTTCATTAATGAACCTACTCCTTCAAAAGAAATCCTCAACCATTCTAAAATATCACTGACACCACATACAGGAGCATCGACTCTGGAAGCACAGGATAGAATTGGTCTTTCTTTAGCAGAACAGATTTCCAGCATCTTACAAATTCACTAATAGATGTTTGAATATCCAAATAAAAAAACACCTCAATTGAGGTGTTTTTTGTTATATATTATTTTTATTCTTTAATAGATCTCTGATTTCCATTAGTAATTTTTGGTCATCAGTTGGTCCTGCTGGAGCAGGCTCTTCTTTTGCTTTGGATATTTTATTAATTCCTTTGATCATCACGAATAAAACAAGAGCAATACATAAGAAATTAATAACTGCTGCCAAAAAGTTACCATAAGTAACACCGTTCCAGACTAATGTTTTGATGTTTTCTGCGCCTGCAGCTTTTAGAGCAGGATTAAGTAAAAGAGGTGTAATAACATCTTCTACAAATGATGAAACGATCTTTCCGAAAGCTGCACCAATGATTACCCCTACTGCAAGATCAATGACATTGCCTTTGACTGCGAATTCTTTAAATTCTTTTATAAATCCCATAATTTATTTTTTTTATGTTGTGTATTACACAAATATAACTAAAATTGTTATTTTTTTCGCTCTTATGGGATATTTATTTGTATTCTTTTTAAATAAAATGAATGTGGTATCATGGCATTTGGCATTAATAAAAAATATTATACATTAGTCGAATACTAATATGAAATGAAAATATTTACGAAGGAGCAAATAAAAGATTGTGACCAATTCACGATATCAAATGATCAGATATCTTCTATAAAATTAATGGAACGTGCTGCACAATCATGTGTCAGCTGGTTGTCTGAACACTGTAAAAATCATAAAAAGTTTGTCGTTTTCTGCGGTAAAGGAAATAATGGAGGAGATGGGTTTGCTATTGCTAGACTGCTGCATGCAGAAGGATTTGAGGTCGATGTATTTGTCAGCAGCCCAAAATCAACATTTTCCGATGATGCGCAGGTTAATTTTGAAAGATTAGAGGGAGTATCTGGAATTTCAATAGAGAAATTCAGTGAGGTTTTTCAATATCAGTTTGATCATGATACGGTTGTTATCGATGCACTTTTTGGAATAGGCTTATCAAGAGTTTCGGAGGGAGAATACAAAGAGCTCATCGACTATTTAAATGTTGTTAATGCCGTTAAAATATCGATAGATGTTCCTTCAGGACTTTTTGCAGATAAGATTTCTGATGACACTTCAAGTATATTTAAAGCAGATTATACACTAAGCTTTCAGTTTTGGAAAAAGAGTTTTATGCATCCTGAAAGTGGAAAATTCACTGGAAAAGTTGAGATATTAGATATAGACTTAAATAAGGATTATATCTATATCACAGAAACTGACGACTTCGCTATTAATGATGAATTGGTCAAAAGCATCTTTAAACCAAGACAGGAGTTTTCTCACAAAGGAACATATGGAAGGGTAAATATTGTTGCGGGTAGTTATGGAAAGATGGGAGCTGCGGTACTTGCTACAAAGGCTGCTTTAAAGACTGGTGCCGGTCTTACTTTTAGTATGACTCCAGGTTGCGGATATGATATTTTACAGACTTCGTGCCCCGAAGCAATGTTTATAAAAACGGGTGATCAATTTACAAACACTTGGGAGATCAATGAAAATTCAGTTTATGGAATCGGGCCAGGAATGGGAACAAATTCTGAAACACAAAAAGCACTTTTGAAATTTTTAAAAGAATATGAAGGGGCTTTGGTTTTAGATGCAGATGCACTGAATATGATTTCCGAAAATAAGAAAAACCTGAACCTGATTTCAAAGAACACGATCATTACTCCTCATCCTAAAGAATTTGAAAGATTGTTTGGAGAAACTAAAGATTCTTTTGAAAGATTGGAATTGGCTCGTCAGAAAGCAAAGGAGTATCAAATTTACATTGTATTGAAAGATCACCACACACAGGTTGTAAGTCCGGAAGGTAAAGTGTATTATAATACCACTGGAAATGCTGGTTTAGCTAAAGGTGGGAGTGGAGATGTTCTTACGGGAGTATTAGCTTCATTATTGGCACAGGGATATTCGGAGGAAGAAGCAGCTGTTTTAGGTGTGTGGATTCATGGAAAAGCGGCTGATTATGCAGCAGAAAAATATTCAAAAGAATCGATGCTTCCTTCTGATTTAATTAACGAATTTGGGAATGTATTTGAAAAACTGAATAAAAAAACAGCGGTTAAATTATAACCTCAAAAATAGATTTACAAGCTGAAACATATTAAAAAAGCCACAATTCAATTGTGGCTTTTTGTATCTTAAAAGAGTTGGTTCCTATTCTGGTTTGGCATTTTGCTCAGGGGTGATTCTGAACTTTTTAGAAATCAACATAATAATTACTCCGGCAATCATAAAAGGGATAGAAAGTACCTGACCTGTATTTAAATTCCCAATCTGTATAAACTCATCTCCCTGTGGCTCCTTTAAGAACTCTACAAAGAATCTTACTGCCCAAAGAATGATGAAGAATAATCCGAATAACCATCCTTGCTGATATTTCTTATCCGTCTTTTTGTAAAGAACCCATAAAAGGATAAACAGACACACATAGCCAAATGCTTCGAACAGTTGAGTAGGATAACGCGGTACCGTAATACCATATTCGCTGCTTTGCTGTGGGAAAAGTAAAGCAAAAGGTGAATTGGGATCAACAGGTTTTCCTACAATCTCTGAGTTGAAAAAATTACCCATTCTTACAAAAGCACCTCCTAATGCAACGACAATTCCGATTCTGTCATAAACCCAAAATGGATTTTTCTTAATGATTTTAAATGAATAATAAAGCGTAGTGAAGATCAGTGCGATAGTAGCACCGTGACTTGCCAATCCTGAAAACCCTGTGAATTTCAATCCGTTTTTTGTGCTGATGGGTAAAAATACACTCCAGAAATCCTCTTTGAACAATTCTGGCTGATAGAAAATAACGTGTCCCAATCTTGCACCAAGAATAGTTCCAATTAAAGTCCATGTAAAGAGAGGTTCTAGATATTTAATGTTTACATTATCAATTTTAAAGATCCTTGCCATTATAATATAACCCAGTCCAAATGCGAAAATGAACATAAGGCTATAAAAATGAAGAGTAACAGGGCCCAGCTTAATTCCGTTTGAAGGATCCCATATTTTAAAAGGAGTTTCCAATTCAACCTTATCAGAAGCTGCAATCGGTTTGTCTGATTTTACAGCATATTTAAAAGT is a window from the Chryseobacterium sp. T16E-39 genome containing:
- a CDS encoding carboxymuconolactone decarboxylase family protein, translating into MDYKSIAKKTLGHLYQAHSSIRNSGIDNSLIALVELRISQLNGCAYCCSFHSQELRDMGIEQSLIDKIPGYKHSESFNNRQLLVLKWADAVTCLTDNRDELFIKLQSEFSEREIVELTASISLMNALNRLRISLGEKF
- a CDS encoding phosphoheptose isomerase; the protein is MMELDYIEHVSPILKDGVKNYLIDIDGTITDDVPNEEPERMVTCEPYPDALATVNKWYDEGHQICFFTSRTENLKQITIDWLDKHGFKYHSVLCGKPRGGNYHWIDNHLVRATRYKGKFTDLVEKQVTIEVFKED
- a CDS encoding D-2-hydroxyacid dehydrogenase, which encodes MKVLANDGLDQSGIDALTEKGFEVITAKVPQEFLVDYINEHKIRTLLVRSATHVRKDIIDNCPSIEIIGRGGVGMDNIDVDYAREKGIHVINTPSASSESVAELVFAHLFSGARFLQDSNRKMPLVGDTEFAGLKKAYAKGIELRGKTIGIVGMGRIGQEVARIALGLGMRVVAADNNVGKASIKVKFYNNQFINVDIETEPLQEVLKHSDFITLHVPAQKDGYMIGKNEFEIMKDGVAIVNCSRGGVIDEVALIEALDAGKVRFAGLDVFINEPTPSKEILNHSKISLTPHTGASTLEAQDRIGLSLAEQISSILQIH
- the mscL gene encoding large conductance mechanosensitive channel protein MscL, yielding MGFIKEFKEFAVKGNVIDLAVGVIIGAAFGKIVSSFVEDVITPLLLNPALKAAGAENIKTLVWNGVTYGNFLAAVINFLCIALVLFVMIKGINKISKAKEEPAPAGPTDDQKLLMEIRDLLKNKNNI
- a CDS encoding NAD(P)H-hydrate dehydratase; this translates as MKIFTKEQIKDCDQFTISNDQISSIKLMERAAQSCVSWLSEHCKNHKKFVVFCGKGNNGGDGFAIARLLHAEGFEVDVFVSSPKSTFSDDAQVNFERLEGVSGISIEKFSEVFQYQFDHDTVVIDALFGIGLSRVSEGEYKELIDYLNVVNAVKISIDVPSGLFADKISDDTSSIFKADYTLSFQFWKKSFMHPESGKFTGKVEILDIDLNKDYIYITETDDFAINDELVKSIFKPRQEFSHKGTYGRVNIVAGSYGKMGAAVLATKAALKTGAGLTFSMTPGCGYDILQTSCPEAMFIKTGDQFTNTWEINENSVYGIGPGMGTNSETQKALLKFLKEYEGALVLDADALNMISENKKNLNLISKNTIITPHPKEFERLFGETKDSFERLELARQKAKEYQIYIVLKDHHTQVVSPEGKVYYNTTGNAGLAKGGSGDVLTGVLASLLAQGYSEEEAAVLGVWIHGKAADYAAEKYSKESMLPSDLINEFGNVFEKLNKKTAVKL
- the lgt gene encoding prolipoprotein diacylglyceryl transferase, which encodes METPFKIWDPSNGIKLGPVTLHFYSLMFIFAFGLGYIIMARIFKIDNVNIKYLEPLFTWTLIGTILGARLGHVIFYQPELFKEDFWSVFLPISTKNGLKFTGFSGLASHGATIALIFTTLYYSFKIIKKNPFWVYDRIGIVVALGGAFVRMGNFFNSEIVGKPVDPNSPFALLFPQQSSEYGITVPRYPTQLFEAFGYVCLFILLWVLYKKTDKKYQQGWLFGLFFIILWAVRFFVEFLKEPQGDEFIQIGNLNTGQVLSIPFMIAGVIIMLISKKFRITPEQNAKPE